Proteins encoded within one genomic window of Methanosarcina barkeri str. Wiesmoor:
- a CDS encoding amidohydrolase family protein: MGATTPADQAAKPKTLFTNVHVFDGVHEKRIENAYVLVEGNLIKQISAQKITADGAMVIDGGGRTLMPGLIDAHWHTMFCFWPISKILSSDFGLLSIAAAKSAGETLLRGFTTVRDAGANVFSIKKATDEGLIDGPRVYPAGAYISQTSGHGDFRGPNDVPENPGTPLDYMQRVGNVLIADGVPEVIKRTREVLRMGASQIKAMAGGGVTSLYDPLDVTEYTFEEMKAICNVTRTWNTYVMIHANTDAAIRQWIEAGALSVEHGFFIEEETAKLMAEKCVWWSMQPMSVGDEDAFKFENPISTAKYAQCVAGLEKVIALTKKYQVKTAFGTDMLFDPELAAKQGKFLAKMKKWYTPYEALKMATHDNAQLLKLCGPRDPYPAELGVVKGGAYADLLLVDGNPLESLDLVADQNNFKIIMKDGKIYKNTL, encoded by the coding sequence ATGGGAGCAACAACACCGGCTGATCAGGCAGCCAAACCAAAGACTCTTTTTACCAATGTTCACGTCTTCGACGGCGTGCACGAGAAGCGCATCGAGAATGCCTACGTGCTGGTTGAAGGTAATCTAATCAAGCAGATCTCGGCCCAGAAGATCACCGCTGACGGCGCGATGGTGATCGACGGCGGGGGGCGCACGCTGATGCCCGGGCTCATCGATGCCCACTGGCATACCATGTTCTGTTTTTGGCCTATCAGCAAAATACTTAGTTCCGATTTCGGCCTTCTCAGCATAGCGGCCGCCAAATCGGCTGGAGAAACCCTTCTGCGCGGCTTCACAACGGTGAGGGATGCCGGTGCCAATGTTTTCTCAATAAAGAAGGCCACTGATGAGGGTTTGATCGACGGCCCTCGAGTTTATCCTGCCGGCGCATATATCAGCCAGACCTCCGGTCACGGCGATTTCCGTGGCCCTAATGACGTGCCTGAGAATCCAGGCACTCCGCTCGACTACATGCAGCGAGTCGGGAACGTGTTGATCGCAGATGGGGTGCCAGAGGTGATTAAGCGCACCCGGGAGGTGCTTCGCATGGGTGCCAGCCAGATCAAGGCCATGGCAGGCGGCGGTGTGACTTCACTTTATGATCCACTCGATGTCACAGAATACACATTCGAGGAGATGAAGGCGATCTGCAATGTTACCAGGACCTGGAACACCTATGTCATGATCCACGCCAATACCGACGCGGCCATCCGGCAGTGGATTGAAGCCGGTGCTCTGTCCGTCGAGCACGGTTTCTTCATTGAGGAGGAAACAGCGAAACTAATGGCAGAAAAGTGCGTGTGGTGGAGTATGCAGCCGATGTCTGTTGGTGACGAAGACGCTTTTAAATTCGAGAATCCTATTAGCACGGCCAAGTATGCGCAGTGTGTTGCCGGCCTGGAGAAAGTCATCGCGCTCACCAAAAAGTACCAGGTTAAAACCGCCTTCGGAACCGACATGCTTTTCGATCCTGAGCTCGCCGCAAAACAGGGCAAATTCCTGGCTAAGATGAAGAAGTGGTACACACCCTATGAAGCTCTGAAAATGGCCACCCACGATAATGCCCAGCTGCTCAAACTTTGCGGTCCGCGCGACCCCTACCCCGCCGAGCTTGGAGTGGTGAAGGGAGGCGCTTATGCTGACCTGCTGCTGGTTGATGGAAATCCGCTGGAAAGTCTCGACCTAGTGGCCGATCAGAACAACTTCAAGATCATCATGAAGGACGGGAAGATCTACAAAAACACGCTCTGA
- a CDS encoding threonine/serine exporter ThrE family protein has protein sequence MNEKVAISPGIEMKIQDDTIHHFDDSFRFIIAMARAYLRYGGYSFETDVSLTRIIKALGLNGEINATPNSIEIAVWLNDESRQTIYMAITRDTDYNLAKLAQVGNLSDQVVGKEVLPVQGLERLKEIDRAPVVYGNLMNPLAFVLCGAGFAVVIEMSWLNVFLGGVFGLISFGVTLFASHNSRMEIIMEILAAATVVVLASGLAVLYPGIIPLGVAVCAVVWFIPGFGLTIAPREIIYGNTLSGIIHLTNALVVALKLLLGALIGLSVARSLFPAPIPESLPGVAPVWAWVFIPVLVIGLAFLFRVMPQNLGLVLAGGWLVWGGVQMGNVFGYWQGTFLGAVILTVYAKLASARFRIPSATILLPVIMILVPGYAFLQALYIANEQGPIVGLSAGLRVFIIIGAIIAGIFVGDAIGSSNVVKKSMR, from the coding sequence GTGAATGAAAAGGTGGCCATATCACCAGGTATTGAGATGAAGATTCAAGATGATACAATTCACCATTTCGACGATTCGTTCCGATTTATCATCGCAATGGCCAGGGCATACCTGAGATATGGCGGTTATTCATTTGAAACAGATGTGTCCCTGACCCGTATTATCAAAGCACTGGGATTAAACGGGGAGATTAATGCAACACCAAATTCTATTGAGATTGCGGTCTGGCTGAACGATGAAAGCCGGCAGACGATATACATGGCCATAACGAGGGATACCGACTATAATTTGGCCAAGCTGGCACAGGTAGGAAATCTCAGCGACCAGGTTGTAGGCAAGGAGGTCCTCCCGGTGCAAGGGCTGGAGCGCCTGAAGGAAATTGATCGTGCTCCTGTTGTGTATGGCAATCTCATGAATCCGCTGGCGTTTGTGCTGTGTGGGGCGGGCTTTGCGGTCGTCATTGAGATGTCATGGCTCAACGTCTTTCTTGGTGGGGTATTTGGCCTCATATCCTTCGGAGTTACCCTTTTCGCTTCACACAATTCCAGAATGGAAATTATCATGGAAATCCTCGCAGCAGCGACTGTTGTTGTTCTGGCAAGTGGTCTTGCCGTCCTTTATCCAGGTATAATTCCACTCGGTGTTGCGGTATGTGCGGTCGTCTGGTTCATTCCTGGTTTCGGTCTCACCATCGCTCCGAGGGAAATCATCTACGGCAACACTCTTTCTGGCATCATTCATTTAACCAATGCTCTGGTTGTTGCCTTGAAGCTGCTCCTGGGTGCACTTATCGGGCTTTCAGTTGCTCGGAGTCTTTTCCCTGCGCCCATACCGGAATCCTTGCCAGGAGTAGCTCCGGTGTGGGCCTGGGTATTCATTCCAGTGCTGGTTATCGGGCTTGCTTTCCTGTTCAGAGTGATGCCGCAGAACCTGGGATTAGTGCTGGCAGGTGGGTGGCTGGTATGGGGGGGAGTGCAGATGGGAAACGTGTTCGGTTACTGGCAGGGCACCTTTCTAGGAGCAGTAATTCTCACGGTTTATGCCAAATTAGCTTCTGCCAGATTCCGGATTCCGTCTGCCACCATTCTCCTACCGGTAATCATGATCCTGGTACCAGGCTATGCTTTTCTTCAGGCATTGTACATAGCAAATGAACAAGGGCCAATCGTGGGACTGAGTGCAGGCCTCCGGGTGTTCATCATCATTGGTGCCATCATTGCCGGTATATTTGTCGGAGACGCCATCGGATCATCCAATGTAGTGAAAAAATCGATGAGGTGA
- a CDS encoding GNAT family N-acetyltransferase — MRTAKLEDIKELKLLIYETIDACYPGAYSYEAIDYFKEYHNTKNILNDILNGYSLILTCGRDMIGTGTLLGSNARRVFVKPAYQNKGLGKRIMHGLEEKAVENGVRIMDLDASFVAYSFYRALGYETQAEDLIPVKNEQNLRYYKMVKKLEDK, encoded by the coding sequence ATGAGAACAGCAAAACTTGAAGACATTAAAGAACTGAAACTGTTGATATACGAGACAATTGATGCATGTTATCCCGGCGCTTATTCCTACGAAGCTATTGATTATTTCAAAGAGTACCACAACACAAAGAATATCCTTAACGATATACTCAACGGATATTCCCTGATTCTTACCTGCGGGAGAGACATGATAGGGACAGGAACTCTTCTTGGTTCAAACGCCAGAAGAGTCTTTGTAAAGCCGGCATATCAAAACAAGGGACTTGGAAAGAGAATTATGCACGGGCTTGAAGAAAAGGCCGTGGAAAATGGAGTCAGGATAATGGATCTGGACGCTTCATTTGTAGCATACTCTTTCTATAGGGCTCTTGGCTATGAAACACAGGCTGAAGACTTAATTCCCGTGAAAAATGAGCAAAACTTAAGGTATTACAAAATGGTCAAAAAGCTTGAAGATAAATAA
- a CDS encoding metallophosphoesterase — protein sequence MPPEITPLIEEPALIIRNTETSLVVADIHLGIEWDLYRSGINLPSQMKGRLEKLLGYIRANSPDRVVLLGDVKHNVPKVSWQEKDEIPRFLETLAEYAHVDIIPGNHDGGIELLFNRQKDIRVHSARGVVIDGVGYFHGHTWPDPELLAASYVVTAHNHPTFRFTDSFGYSVVEPAWIKTKFNLEILKAHFGNLNFENLAQWADPELFVMPAFNELCGGVPFNESTQEELLGPVFYSGGIKLEASEVYLLDGTRLGLLRNIRKLKHTRVRNKNRNRRCRNSKGSV from the coding sequence ATGCCACCCGAAATCACACCTCTTATTGAAGAACCTGCCCTCATCATCAGGAACACCGAAACCTCACTGGTAGTTGCCGATATCCACCTTGGGATCGAATGGGATCTGTACAGGAGTGGGATAAATTTACCCAGCCAGATGAAAGGGCGGCTGGAAAAGCTTCTTGGGTATATCCGGGCAAATTCCCCTGATAGAGTAGTACTTCTTGGGGACGTGAAACATAATGTTCCTAAGGTCTCCTGGCAGGAGAAAGACGAAATTCCTCGCTTCCTCGAAACCCTTGCAGAATATGCACACGTTGATATTATTCCCGGAAACCATGATGGAGGAATTGAACTTCTTTTCAACAGGCAAAAAGATATCAGGGTTCATTCCGCGCGTGGTGTGGTTATTGACGGAGTGGGATATTTCCATGGGCATACCTGGCCTGACCCTGAACTGCTGGCTGCATCTTATGTAGTCACCGCCCATAATCATCCCACTTTTCGTTTTACAGATTCGTTTGGTTACTCAGTAGTTGAACCTGCCTGGATCAAGACAAAGTTCAATCTGGAAATCCTGAAAGCTCATTTCGGAAACCTCAATTTTGAGAATCTTGCACAGTGGGCAGATCCTGAACTCTTCGTAATGCCAGCTTTTAATGAGCTCTGTGGAGGCGTTCCTTTTAACGAATCCACTCAGGAGGAGTTGCTGGGCCCGGTTTTTTACTCCGGTGGAATTAAACTTGAGGCTTCGGAAGTGTATTTACTTGATGGAACAAGGCTCGGACTTCTCAGGAATATTCGGAAGCTGAAGCATACAAGAGTTAGAAACAAGAATAGGAATCGAAGATGCAGGAATTCAAAAGGCTCAGTATAA
- a CDS encoding M81 family metallopeptidase, which yields MKSVGKEGKIRIALAGLFEEVNTFADETMGKAKITGNMTTGFQQWADQALIDDYKGSKTYMGGFIAALEEFPEVDIVPTTFWSFSAGGTIEGKAYQQMKKDILDRLAASMPLDAVALCLHGAGVAEGIDDAETDLTAAIRKQLGPRVKVISAQDHHSNLSDDDVRQLDLLSLVYHYPHIDMYETAYRAAKLLPGMVKGDIKPYGHFERLPLIMQAMSTMDGNLYAPIRKKVEEFSKRDGIYEFSFAYGFPFADVPFNSPVVNCWATSPELAEKTAKEFAALLWQYRDRFVAKPLSTEEAVHQALTMLVKQGRILPTEVGRPLLYDESTALLSSAKEELERSSGFLPDEKNPGPIVIADKSDNPGAGAPGDATHLLRELIKNNVQQAAVCAIRDPETVQKAIKAGVRKIIDVELGGKGSKLGGAPIRGKAYVKSISDGRYTIVSPMGTGTKFDVGPAVGLLIEGIDVAVISGTMQAFDANQMKLVGFDPQDYRIVVVKSANHFRAWWTGIASQIIDCDAPGIGSNDLSTFAFKRKTRKVYPLDADAVYPEPGK from the coding sequence ATGAAAAGCGTTGGCAAGGAAGGGAAAATCAGAATTGCGCTGGCTGGCCTGTTTGAAGAAGTTAATACCTTTGCAGATGAAACGATGGGAAAGGCGAAGATCACCGGTAACATGACCACCGGCTTTCAGCAGTGGGCAGATCAAGCCCTCATCGATGACTACAAAGGGTCAAAAACCTACATGGGAGGGTTTATTGCTGCGCTCGAAGAGTTTCCTGAAGTGGATATTGTTCCTACGACATTCTGGAGTTTTAGCGCCGGGGGCACTATTGAGGGTAAGGCCTATCAGCAAATGAAGAAGGATATCCTCGATCGTTTGGCGGCATCCATGCCTCTCGATGCGGTCGCGCTGTGTTTGCATGGGGCGGGTGTTGCCGAGGGCATCGATGATGCTGAGACAGATCTGACTGCAGCGATCCGAAAGCAGCTCGGGCCAAGAGTCAAAGTAATCAGCGCTCAGGATCACCACAGCAACCTGAGCGATGACGATGTCCGGCAGTTGGATCTGCTCTCCCTAGTTTACCACTATCCCCATATTGACATGTATGAAACCGCTTATCGGGCCGCCAAACTGCTTCCAGGTATGGTCAAGGGCGACATCAAGCCTTATGGTCATTTCGAGCGCCTGCCATTAATAATGCAGGCCATGTCGACTATGGACGGCAATCTCTATGCGCCGATCAGGAAGAAGGTGGAAGAATTCTCCAAGCGGGATGGCATCTACGAATTCTCGTTTGCTTATGGATTCCCCTTCGCTGATGTGCCCTTCAACTCGCCTGTTGTCAATTGCTGGGCGACAAGTCCCGAACTGGCCGAGAAAACAGCCAAAGAGTTCGCAGCATTGCTCTGGCAATACCGGGACCGGTTCGTAGCGAAACCGCTCTCTACCGAAGAAGCCGTACACCAGGCCCTGACAATGCTGGTTAAGCAGGGGCGGATCCTGCCGACGGAGGTTGGCCGTCCACTGTTGTATGACGAGAGTACGGCGCTGTTGAGCAGTGCGAAGGAAGAACTTGAGCGATCTTCCGGGTTCCTGCCAGACGAAAAGAATCCCGGACCGATCGTGATCGCTGACAAATCAGACAATCCGGGAGCAGGTGCTCCGGGAGATGCCACCCATCTTCTCCGGGAACTTATCAAGAACAACGTGCAACAAGCAGCAGTATGCGCGATCCGGGATCCGGAGACAGTGCAGAAAGCTATAAAAGCTGGCGTGAGAAAGATCATTGACGTCGAACTGGGCGGCAAGGGCAGCAAGCTGGGGGGCGCGCCAATAAGGGGAAAAGCCTACGTCAAATCGATAAGCGATGGGCGTTACACGATCGTTTCTCCCATGGGCACAGGGACGAAGTTCGATGTGGGGCCTGCCGTTGGGCTGCTGATAGAAGGTATAGATGTGGCGGTGATCTCTGGCACAATGCAGGCGTTTGACGCCAACCAGATGAAACTGGTCGGATTTGACCCACAAGACTACCGCATTGTGGTCGTCAAGTCAGCCAATCACTTCCGTGCCTGGTGGACCGGGATTGCCAGCCAGATCATCGACTGCGATGCTCCTGGCATTGGCTCAAATGACCTTAGCACCTTTGCCTTCAAAAGGAAGACACGAAAGGTGTACCCTCTGGATGCGGATGCAGTCTATCCTGAACCTGGCAAGTGA
- a CDS encoding S16 family serine protease: MKSKLLVFLLAISLVANAYFVLFEEQPSFEEGQVQDMQTRLNYLEAENENLKTQINQSNESLQSYAFQLKSYREKVFELENGSQTCPTGVEGFATLQGPAVFQKVELERSGPFIQRNVSEKGALLNISAEVQPGKGRVLVQTTPLMGVVFQGAANTAVFVAENKTGRQMSSSDIIFSITASNETPGVDGPSAGALMTLLTISAIDNNTKLNNSITLTGTIDDKGNVGQIGGVLEKAKAAKAGGKTLFLIPRENSQLVIYKYVERQLGGFNVIEQKPEIVDAKEYIEKEVGINIEYVDTIDDILKYEK; encoded by the coding sequence ATGAAGTCCAAACTTCTTGTTTTTTTACTGGCTATTTCGCTTGTTGCAAACGCTTACTTTGTCCTGTTTGAAGAACAGCCTTCCTTTGAGGAAGGGCAAGTCCAGGATATGCAGACTCGCCTAAATTACCTTGAAGCGGAAAATGAAAACCTTAAGACGCAGATAAATCAGAGTAATGAGTCGCTTCAGTCTTATGCTTTTCAGTTAAAATCCTATCGCGAAAAAGTATTTGAGCTTGAAAATGGCTCTCAAACATGTCCGACAGGAGTTGAAGGTTTTGCTACCCTTCAGGGGCCTGCAGTTTTCCAGAAAGTTGAACTTGAGAGGTCGGGTCCTTTTATCCAGAGAAATGTTTCTGAGAAGGGAGCTTTGCTCAATATTTCAGCTGAGGTCCAGCCAGGAAAAGGTCGTGTGCTTGTCCAGACAACTCCTTTGATGGGTGTGGTCTTCCAGGGTGCTGCAAACACTGCAGTTTTCGTTGCTGAAAACAAAACCGGTAGACAAATGTCAAGCAGTGATATTATTTTCAGCATTACCGCTTCGAATGAAACTCCGGGAGTCGATGGTCCCAGCGCAGGAGCTCTCATGACCCTGCTTACGATTTCAGCCATTGATAACAATACCAAACTGAACAATAGTATAACTCTCACAGGCACAATTGATGATAAAGGCAATGTCGGTCAGATAGGTGGAGTTCTGGAAAAAGCGAAGGCAGCAAAAGCCGGGGGCAAAACCCTTTTCCTCATTCCGAGGGAAAACAGCCAGCTTGTTATATATAAATATGTAGAACGGCAGCTTGGCGGTTTCAATGTCATTGAGCAGAAGCCGGAAATCGTAGATGCTAAAGAGTACATAGAGAAAGAGGTGGGAATCAACATCGAGTACGTGGATACTATTGATGATATACTTAAGTATGAGAAGTAA
- a CDS encoding amidohydrolase family protein, producing MGATTPADQAAKSKTLFTNVHVFDGVHKKRIENAYVLVEGNLIKQISAQKITADGAMVIDGGGRTMTPGFIAAHEHLIGQMPFGDIFTQDTRYYAYVATQTVNTYLMKGYTTVRDVAGNTYSLKKAIDRGYVVGPRIYPSGPMISQTAGHADHRHDSEESQLIDGPWDPMVRYGDMAIVDGVPEMLKAVRENLRRGASQIKIAVGGGTGSYADPLEVVEFTPEEIRAAVQATADFGTYVLAHVYNNDGIRRAIDNGVKSIEHANLVDEETLRCMKEKNVWLSPQIIVFTFIPHGYTEDQANKHRQAYAGIDNMFKICKKIGFTKIVFGSDIITDPETLEHINDEFKHRAKWFTPAEILRQATANGAELLAMSGPKNPYPGKLGVIEEGAYADLLLINGNPLEDISVLTKPEENLVLIMKDGKIYKNTLYERTQNNK from the coding sequence ATGGGAGCAACAACGCCGGCTGATCAGGCAGCCAAATCAAAGACTCTTTTTACCAATGTTCACGTCTTCGACGGCGTGCACAAGAAGCGCATCGAGAATGCCTACGTGCTGGTTGAAGGTAATCTAATCAAGCAGATCTCGGCCCAGAAGATCACCGCTGACGGCGCGATGGTGATCGACGGCGGCGGCCGTACGATGACACCCGGCTTTATTGCCGCGCATGAACATCTGATCGGGCAAATGCCGTTCGGAGATATCTTCACCCAAGATACCAGATACTATGCATATGTAGCCACCCAGACAGTGAATACCTACCTTATGAAAGGTTATACGACGGTCCGGGACGTCGCCGGAAATACATACTCACTGAAGAAGGCCATCGACCGGGGTTATGTCGTGGGACCCCGCATCTATCCTTCCGGACCCATGATCTCCCAGACAGCAGGGCATGCAGACCATCGGCATGATTCCGAAGAGTCCCAGCTCATCGACGGACCCTGGGATCCGATGGTGCGTTATGGCGACATGGCGATCGTGGACGGGGTGCCGGAGATGTTGAAGGCCGTCAGGGAAAACCTGCGGCGGGGTGCATCGCAGATCAAGATTGCTGTGGGAGGGGGCACCGGCTCTTACGCCGATCCTCTCGAAGTGGTGGAGTTCACGCCGGAAGAGATCCGGGCCGCCGTCCAGGCCACCGCGGACTTTGGCACTTACGTCTTGGCCCATGTTTACAACAACGATGGAATTCGGCGGGCGATCGACAACGGCGTGAAAAGTATCGAGCATGCCAACCTAGTTGACGAGGAGACGCTCCGCTGTATGAAAGAGAAGAATGTCTGGCTCTCCCCGCAGATCATTGTCTTCACCTTTATTCCCCACGGATACACAGAGGACCAGGCCAACAAGCATCGTCAGGCCTATGCCGGCATCGACAATATGTTCAAAATATGCAAGAAGATCGGCTTTACCAAGATCGTCTTTGGCTCGGACATCATCACCGACCCCGAAACCTTGGAACACATCAACGATGAATTCAAGCATCGCGCCAAGTGGTTCACACCGGCGGAGATCCTTCGCCAAGCGACCGCGAATGGTGCAGAGCTGCTCGCCATGTCGGGTCCCAAGAACCCCTACCCTGGCAAACTCGGTGTGATCGAGGAGGGAGCCTATGCAGATTTATTGCTCATTAACGGCAACCCACTCGAGGATATTTCGGTCCTGACAAAACCGGAAGAGAACCTCGTGCTGATCATGAAGGACGGCAAGATCTACAAGAACACGCTCTATGAAAGAACTCAGAACAATAAATGA